One genomic window of Branchiostoma floridae strain S238N-H82 chromosome 4, Bfl_VNyyK, whole genome shotgun sequence includes the following:
- the LOC118413496 gene encoding metallothionein-like isoform X1: MECSRPALGQSMESTAASTLGGGTCSCGGPCQCGDDCQCGDGCKCVGCKLHSNVTDIVTCCVDCKGIGKNCACGCSCCQPDTPAVAILTTPPAAHL; this comes from the exons ATGGAGTGCAGCCGGCCTGCACTAGGCCAATCTATGGAGAGCACTGCTGCTTCTACTCTAGGAG GCGGAACGTGCTCCTGCGGCGGGCCGTGCCAGTGCGGCGATGACTGCCAGTGTGGTGACGGCTGTAAGTGTGTCGGCTGCAAACTTCACAGCAATGTCACTGACATTGTCACCT GCTGTGTTGACTGCAAGGGGATAGGGAAGAATTGTGCCTGTGGCTGCTCGTGTTGTCA GCCTGATACTCCGGCGGTGGCCATTCTGACAACGCCTCCAGCGGCTCACCTGTAA
- the LOC118413497 gene encoding uncharacterized protein LOC118413497, with translation MSNSKKESPALRQQKYTNAIIRGRRHVPTPEAVPPSSLLDAPPLSPVPLPSPPKQPLPESRYRRPKHLVTNLNKRQPVPQGGFTAVNRYAKTPTHPDENAKVFEEYAERLTDIQQKQDCMGEGKPKPRRPSRRNKTPAPISMMMDSLENENMSESERYKRKKETIKKVQDSMGVDKNTRKAPKPAKPPTSRKTVEEQQVFSLGHHEERSPTPAEYDDFKLKDEIVQEFRSYQKTRALTPTTNRGEDGTNVGRMAEMEKMMEGDLHTKPKSIKTKKRKTCVKMSPNNQANVGQDKMSVTSHEVYTPDWEEEGRAHSRFNKTSQSGRLSMVSNTSTMERGKDFEVYLYTPDWEEEGQVQSNTSSQCGHLSRVSNTATMERGKDDGVYTPDWEEDDGVQKCHKMSRQSGHLGRVDNTPTMDCVMHDLDVEEDGPVQSLYSTSPQSGHLSREDSTPITDTTKDWMYHIRKVGLEEMMESGKSRDEDSLHRKTNIQGKTTNKRHQARKERLVLPSLTADPGLTLQGSKLQTPGVSLPSIGDGKGVMSAAAQTNVSDEDMGTTLPQLQFGTTRLGKSTSDTVTFKQPSEKSKVRSTKRRQKTDRNTLKDKKSQKRRRDSHGLSSPDL, from the exons ATGAGCAACTCTAAGAAGGAAAGCCCAGCCCTGCGCCAGCAGAAATACACAAATGCTATCATCCGTGGACGTCGCCACGTCCCCACCCCTGAAGCCGTCCCTCCATCCTCTCTCCTGGACGCACCCCCACTGTCTCCTGTCCCACTGCCCTCACCACCAAAGCAGCCTCTACCTGAGTCGAGGTACCGACGACCAAAGCACCTGGTCACCAACCTGAACAAGAGACAGCCAGTTCCTCAGGGTGGATTCACAGCAGTCAACAG GTATGCCAAGACTCCCACACACCCAGATGAAAATGCAAAGGTGTTTGAAGAATATGCCGAAAGGCTAACAGACATTCAGCAAAAACAGGACTGCATGGGAGAAGGCAAGCCAAAGCCAAGGAGACCCTCCAGACGTAATAAGACCCCAGCTCCCATCTCCATGATGATGGACTCTCtggaaaatgaaaacatgtcaGAGAGCGAGCGCTACAAGAGAAAGAAGGAGACTATTAAAAAGGTACAAGATTCCATGGGAGTCGACAAAAACACCAGAAAAGCTCCCAAGCCAGCTAAACCTCCCACCTCCAGGAAGACTGTCGAGGAGCAGCAAGTATTCTCACTCGGACATCATGAGGAGAGAAGCCCAACACCAGCAGAATATGATGACTTCAAGTTGAAGGATGAAATAGTCCAAGAATTCAGATCTTACCAGAAAACCAGAGCTCTCACACCCACAACAAACAGGGGAGAAGACGGGACGAATGTCGGCAGGATGGCTGAGATGGAGAAGATGATGGAAGGAGATCTACACACAAAACCCAAGTCCATCAAGACCAAGAAGAGGAAAACTTGTGTCAAGATGTCACCAAACAACCAAGCAAATGTTGGTCAAGACAAGATGAGTGTGACGTCTCATGAGGTGTATACCCCTGACTGGGAGGAGGAAGGTCGAGCACACAGCAGATTTAACAAGACATCACAGTCTGGACGCCTCAGCATGGTAAGCAATACATCCACAATGGAGAGGGGAAAAGATTTTGAAGTGTATTTATATACTCCTGACTGGGAGGAGGAAGGCCAGGTGCAGAGTAACACATCATCACAGTGTGGACACCTGAGCAGGGTGAGTAACACAGCCACGATGGAGAGGGGAAAAGATGATGGAGTCTATACTCCTGACTGGGAGGAGGACGATGGAGTACAGAAGTGTCACAAGATGTCCCGACAGTCTGGACACCTTGGCAGAGTGGACAACACACCCACGATGGACTGTGTGATGCATGACCTTGACGTGGAGGAGGACGGTCCAGTTCAGAGCCTGTACAGCACGTCCCCGCAATCTGGACACCTCAGCAGAGAGGACAGCACACCCATTACAGATACAACCAAAGATTGGATGTACCACATCAGAAAAGTTGGGCTGGAGGAGATGATGGAGTCAGGCAAGAGCAGGGATGAAGACAGTCTGCACAGGAAGACAAACATCCAGGGCAAAACAACCAACAAGAGGCACCAGGCAAGAAAGGAGAGGCTGGTCTTACCTAGCCTGACTGCTGATCCTGGACTGACTCTGCAGGGGAGCAAACTTcaaacacctg GTGTCAGCCTCCCTTCCATAGGAGATGGGAAAGGTGTCATGTCTGCTGCTGCCCAAACCAACGTCTCCGATGAGGACATGGGAACAACGTTGCCCCAA CTGCAGTTTGGCACCACAAGATTGGGGAAGTCCACGTCAGATACCGTGACCTTCAAACAGCCGAGTGAGAAGTCCAAAGTCCGCAGCACCAAGCGGCGCCAGAAGACTGACCGCAACACGCTGAAGGACAAGAAGTCCCAGAAACGGCGCCGTGACAGCCACGGGCTCTCATCACCTGACTTGTGA
- the LOC118413496 gene encoding metallothionein 20-III-like isoform X2: MPDPCNCAQSGTCSCGGPCQCGDDCQCGDGCKCVGCKLHSNVTDIVTCCVDCKGIGKNCACGCSCCQPDTPAVAILTTPPAAHL, from the exons ATGCCTGATCCCTGCAACTGTGCACAGA GCGGAACGTGCTCCTGCGGCGGGCCGTGCCAGTGCGGCGATGACTGCCAGTGTGGTGACGGCTGTAAGTGTGTCGGCTGCAAACTTCACAGCAATGTCACTGACATTGTCACCT GCTGTGTTGACTGCAAGGGGATAGGGAAGAATTGTGCCTGTGGCTGCTCGTGTTGTCA GCCTGATACTCCGGCGGTGGCCATTCTGACAACGCCTCCAGCGGCTCACCTGTAA